In the genome of Magnolia sinica isolate HGM2019 chromosome 2, MsV1, whole genome shotgun sequence, one region contains:
- the LOC131228149 gene encoding uncharacterized protein LOC131228149: MTGAQKADAHKPFWKTLSNERGEKRFPFTLYEENQSKFKAVLGPGGGFGVGCGVGIGVGVVGGAGYGGGPWNHLNLAFGVGMGCGIGVGFGYGNGFGLGLGLSDFEARFLGKRKRDSKWIVIDV; encoded by the coding sequence ATGACCGGAGCACAGAAGGCAGACGCCCACAAGCCCTTTTGGAAGACCCTCAGCAACGAGCGTGGAGAGAAGCGGTTTCCTTTCACCCTATATGAAGAAAACCAGTCAAAGTTCAAGGCGGTTTTGGGCCCAGGAGGCGGTTTTGGGGTTGGGTGTGGTGTGGGAATTGGGGTTGGGGTTGTAGGTGGGGCCGGGTACGGTGGTGGGCCGTGGAACCATCTCAACCTTGCGTTTGGTGTGGGTATGGGCTGTGGAATTGGGGTTGGGTTCGGTTATGGAAATGggtttgggcttgggcttgggcttagtGATTTTGAGGCTCGGTTTCTCGGGAAGAGAAAGCGTGATTCCAAATGGATTGTAATTGATGTCTGA
- the LOC131237797 gene encoding uncharacterized protein LOC131237797, whose product MELSSIHFYQSLKRYWHRRNYQRLEGTCKRHVRVSRLGGSSKKRRFWKIRTIPKLRLKLKLPSPIKIAAWLRDAYVEAMLALQGSTGYLHSGGDGFGGKRIPRGRVAKASARDFENRMMFEIYKSILDSRELSTL is encoded by the coding sequence ATGGAACTCTCTTCGATTCATTTCTATCAGAGCTTGAAGAGATATTGGCACCGAAGGAACTACCAACGCCTCGAAGGCACGTGCAAGAGGCACGTGAGGGTGTCGAGGCTGGGGGGGAGCAGCAAGAAACGCCGATTCTGGAAGATCCGCACGATTCCGAAGCTGAGGCTGAAGCTGAAGCTCCCCTCGCCGATCAAGATCGCGGCTTGGCTCCGAGACGCTTACGTGGAAGCCATGCTTGCTCTGCAGGGGTCCACCGGCTACCTTCACAGCGGCGGGGACGGTTTTGGCGGGAAAAGGATACCGAGAGGGCGCGTTGCCAAGGCGTCGGCTCGGGATTTCGAGAACCGGATGATGTTTGAGATTTATAAGTCGATTCTCGATTCCAGGGAATTATCTACCCTTTGA